In the Methanococcoides methylutens genome, one interval contains:
- a CDS encoding TIGR00288 family NYN domain-containing protein, producing MQNVKTGFGSIVKYLSTKKETDRRRIGLLVDGPNVLRKEFNVNLEEIRDVLKEYGNVKIGRVFLNQYASDKLVEAIENNGFEPIICSSDVDVRLAVEGMELVYNPTIDTIALVTRDADFKPLLSKANEHGKETIIFGVEPGFSTALRNSSDYVVILNNNQMNYYDEEEAENIKQKRFTST from the coding sequence ATGCAGAACGTTAAAACTGGATTTGGTTCCATTGTCAAATATCTTAGTACAAAAAAGGAAACTGACAGGAGGCGCATAGGGCTCCTTGTAGATGGGCCGAATGTACTACGCAAGGAATTTAATGTAAATCTTGAAGAAATACGCGATGTATTAAAAGAATATGGCAATGTCAAGATAGGCAGGGTATTCCTGAACCAGTATGCCTCGGACAAACTTGTAGAGGCAATAGAGAACAATGGGTTCGAACCTATCATATGCTCCAGTGATGTTGATGTACGTCTTGCAGTGGAAGGAATGGAACTTGTTTACAACCCTACAATTGATACTATTGCACTGGTAACAAGGGATGCTGATTTCAAACCACTTCTAAGTAAGGCCAACGAACATGGGAAGGAGACTATTATCTTTGGTGTTGAACCCGGATTCTCAACAGCTTTACGAAATTCGTCCGACTATGTCGTAATACTTAATAACAACCAGATGAACTATTACGATGAGGAAGAGGCTGAAAATATAAAGCAAAAAAGATTCACATCAACTTAA